Within the Setaria viridis chromosome 3, Setaria_viridis_v4.0, whole genome shotgun sequence genome, the region AATTTGTCACGTACAATTGAGTTCCTTGTAGTGATTGAAACAACGTACGGACAAATATACTTCTCGTGTCTTTTTTCCCTACCACCAGAAGGCCCTCGTGTAAGTGTGAGCCTTCGAACCATTTGGTACGCGGCATAGATTACCATCCGTGAGCATGCACACAATTATTTGGAAGGCAAAATTAGACTTTTTGATGATCTTCTTTATTCTGTTTGAAATTGTGTTTAGATATATTCAAGGAAGAAGCACACGTACATGTCAAAtagtaaaagaaaaggaaagaaaagggctattcgcaaaaaaaaaaaaagaaaaaaaagaaagcaaaggGCTGctaaaaagagagaggaaaagcCACAAGTGGGCTGTCAAGCCTACCCAGCCCACCAAGCCGGCCCATTGTATCACTTAAGCCGCTGCATCCAGGCaagcagcggcgccgccgttTTCCGCCAGCAAGCTCCAGTCCGGGCTCCTCCTTGCCGCCCGTGCTCGCCATCCACGgcatcctccgccgccgctcccgcctcccGCGCTCCCCGCAGGCTGCCTTGTGGGCTCTCTCGCCGCGCCGCTCAAGCTCTCGCACTCGCGGCATTCCATCGGCTCGTAGTCTCCGCTGCCCGCCGCATGCGGACACGCTCGCGGCGATCTTCGGCGATACGCTAGGAATTAGGATACCTAGGAAAGGAGGTtccgatggcggcggcggaggatgggcAGTGGGTGCTGATGGCGACGGGGCGGTCGCCGACCAACATCGCGGTGATCAAGTACTGGGGGAAGCGCGACGAGGCGCTCATCCTCCCCGTCAACGACAGCGTCAGCGTCACACTCGACCCCGACCAcctctccgccaccaccactgtcgCCGTCAGCCCGTCCTTCTCCTCCGACCGCATGTGGCTCAACGGCAAGGTGCGTCACCGGGATTCGCCTGCTCACTCACAGACTCACTTCAAGTGTGCTAGTGCAGGCCTTTGATGCCTGTGTTCAGTTCATCGAAGTGGCCGTTGTTGCCTCGATCTGGATCTGGATCGAAGTAGCTTCTAGAGCTCCAAAATTTTGTCGTTTGTTAAATAAAAAATGCCCAGCCTTTTTGGTTTCTGTATGTCTATTATCAGTAGTTGCAGGATTGCTACTTTGGACATTGGCTAACTGGCATATATAGAATCCTAGTACGTAGTATAGGACTTGATGAAACACATCATCGAAAAGTTGATCATCCTTCTGTATGGCATAGTTTTCATAGGATTCTGGTTTGAATTGAGCAGGAGATCTCGTTGTCAGGAGGAAGGTTTCAGAGCTGCCTGAGAGAGATCAGGAAGCGTGCTTGTGATTTTGAGGATGAGAAGAAGGGGATCAAGATAAAGAAAGAGGATTGGGAGAAGTTGCATGTCCACATAGCTTCGCACAACAACTTCCCCACCGCTGCTGGTTTGGCCTCTTCGGCTGCTGGCTTTGCTTGCCTCGGTACAGTCTCTTCAGACATCATGATGTTCTTGTAGgttctaaaaaataaaatggtgTTCACTTCTCATTATCTAGTGCACTGAATGATTGTTTTTAACAGTTACACATTTACACTAGTAAAAACTGTAGATTTGTAATATTTTGGAAGTAACTTTATGGTGATTTTACTAATGCCATTATTATGTTTTTAATTAGCTGCTGTTTCTTAGTCATTCATAAATATTTCTTCATGTTCTTTCTTTCATTAACCATTTATCACAGCATAATAATTTATTATCGAATCTGCAGTTTTCACTCTTGGAAAGCTAATGAATGTGAAAGAAGACTATGGAGAACTTTCTTCAATAGCAAGGTCTGTGCATGTTATATTTATACAATACTTCCAACATTTTCGTGCTGTCCTTTTCATGCGCATTTCCCTTGAGACAGTGCAAGGATTTTGCCAATCATTATGCGAGTAAATTATGTGTCTTGTAAACCTAAACTTATATTTGTCAAACTTCAAGCAGGCAGGGATCTGGGAGTGCATGCCGCAGTATTTATGGTGGATTTGTGAAATGGTGTATGGGAAAAGTGAGCAGTACTGTGGCTATGACAGAGAAACAACGTAGGCTAAATGCATGCTTTTCCTGTTCAGAAAGTCTAAGTGAGGCCTTATTGTATGCTCACAGAAAGATGATGGAAGTGACAGTATTGCGGTGCAGCTTGCTGATGAAGCACATTGGAAGGATCTTGTAATTATTATTGCAGTGGTATGTGATCTATATTCAACATGACCTCCTGCTACACACTCTTCTCATTGTCATGTGGCTTCAGTGATAGCAATTATGAATTGCATAGTAACTCCTTTTCATGTTCCTTACCTGTACATTTCCCCTTAATTTTGCTCTACCTGATATCGTAAATAGTTGACGCACATCTGTGAATCAGGTCAGTTCAAAGCAGAAGGAAACAAGTAGCACCAGTGGGATGCGGGATAGTGTTGAAACAAGTCCCCTCTTGCAGTACAGGGCCCAGGTGATTATGTTCTCATTCTGAACTTGAACTTGATTAAAAGGTTTACTTGTTGGAGCTtaaatttctcaaaaataatTTTCCCATGTTCTTATTGTGCATTGCGCTGGTTGTTATTTTGTTTCAGACTGTAGTGCCAAGTCGGGTGTTGAAAATGGAAGAGGCTATCAAGAATCGCGATTTTGAATTGTTTGCCAAGTTAACTTGTGCAGATAGCAATCAGTTTCATGCTGTATGTTTAGATACGAGCCCTCCCATCTTTTATATGAATGATACATCACACAGGTATGTTTTTAGCAATGTATTGCTTTTGAATTCTGTTGCTCCCGAAATACCATAGTTAATTTAGGTCTCAACTAATTGCAGGATAATTAGTCTTGTGGAAAAGTGGAACCACTTGGAAGGTTGCCCACAGGTATTTCTATTATTCTTGATGAACGTCTGTTGgcaatttttctttaaaaaaatcctGAACTCTATCTTAGAATATTGCTAGTGAATACAGTTAATTCTGTTGTTGTATCCCATTCCTAGTGAATATTGCTACAATAGCACAAAACACATCCAATAGGTTCTGTTGCAATTTCATGAATATATCAGTTCGAGAAGTTTTTACTGCACTGGCCAAAGCACTTTTTACTTGCATAACTGGATTGAATAATTTAACTTCAAGATAATACTTAGCATGTGTCTAAAAGCAGTGCCAAAATGAGCTTATTCTCCAGTTTTTAACCCTTCTCTCCTCCAACATTGCTGTCGTTTTGACACTAGCAATTGCTATATAGACTCATTGTGATGTCTGATATGCATTTCATCCATACTACAAAGCTATCATTGCTGAGCTGGTGCAGTTGATGTGATAGCGAGATCATTTATGAGTGTGCAGTAGGCACCTCTAATCATGATGAGCCTCTCTAATGGCAGGTTGCCTACACCTTTGATGCTGGGCCTAACGCTGTTTTAATTGCGCGAAACCGTAAAACCGCTGCACTTCTCCTCCAGAAGCTCTTGTACTATTTCCCTCCACAAGACAAGGATTTGAGCAGGTCTGTCTGATATTCACTATTAAATTCACTCAATATCACTGACTGTATTGCTTTAGAGGTCTATGGATCTATCTGATCCGATCAACATGACCTCGCAGCTATTTGGTCGGCGACAAATCAATTCTAAGCGATGCTGGATTGCACTCCCTAGAAGATGTTGAGGCTCTCCCGGCGCCTCCAGAGATGAAGATACATGACCAGAAATTCAAGGGCGACGTTAGCTACTTCATCTGCAGCAGGCTTGGGGTTGGCATAAACGTTGTCGCTGACGAAAGCCAAGCGTTGACGAAAGCCAAGCGTTGCTCGATTCGGTCACGGGGCTCCCAAAAGTGGTGTAATTTTAGATTACTACtcactccgttccaaattataagttattccaactttcttggagagtcaaaccattttatatttgaccaaaattatagagaggatcacaaaggtttatggcaccgaatagatgtACTATGAAAATTTATTTAACGAAGAAAATAATGGTActcatttggtatcatgaatgttagtactttattctataaatttggttaaacttgagatgttttgactccaAGGAAGTTGGAATAGCTTATAATTTGGaatcggagggagtagtttggtTTGATACATTGAGATTGTGTACCGGTTGGTTTTCATGCTGGGAACTAGAACATATCTTGCTGTAACTTGTAGGGCTGTAGGTTTCATCCTGTGCAATTgtccatccatgatccatccatccatttggGCCTGGTGTTTTGTTGCTGATGCTAAATAAAGGGCATGAATGGCTAGCTGTTTTCAATAAAAGATTGTGGAATAAGCTGTCTCCTTGTTTTCTCCTCCCAGCCAGCTCGTATGTTGCCGAAAGTTTTTGCAAGATTGGCAATAAAGTCGTATGTAACCTGCATGGCTGTATCACATGCCATGGCTACTGTACTCCAAATTGGCCTGACGTACGGCCGATATCATGTTGGCAATTCATCACAGCAACCACCTTTCTTTAATCAGACAGGTAGAGCTCAATTCCAAAATGCTAAGCTCACACAAATACATGGAAGTCAACGACACATACGGATAACCTCGTGCTGATGCTACACGACCATTAGGCAACATGATCTCTTGTTGTCAAATCATTTAGTGTAGAAACATGGCCGTTACATCGGCGATTCAGGAGGGAATTCAAGGGAAGATTTGTGGTGGCATACGGATCGGAAGGGAAGGAGTCAGAGCACGGATAGCCACTACCATCGATCGTATTGGATAGGGGGAACACGGCaggaaaataaagaaacagtAGGAGGTCACCACTCGCCAGTGAGAAAAGATCTACGTACTAGGGATAAGAAAAGGACAGCAAAAGGAGCAACCAAAtgctaggaaaaaaaataaaatagtattttTCTTGTTGAAGAGGAGATGATAGATTAGCTAGTGtgttctacattttttttttatggGTGGAGAGCAGAAGAGACAAGCAAAAGCATTCCCGTGGAGTTTATTAGCAGTGTTAGCGCTTGCTTATGAAACAATTTTTTAAGCTACTAAAAAGGCGTTGCCATGATTGTGGAAGACAGCGCCGACCTTACCAAACAGCTCACTAGCGCATCGAAAAGGGACGCTAGGCAAATCCTAATGTTTGACCATTGTCATCTCCACTTCAAACTCAAAGTAGACCTGACGGACGACCTGCCAACCCTCCGGTCTTTCATGAAATGTTTGTAAACTAATGGTATTTTCTAAATCATTtagtttagttctcctaattagaaTTAAATTTCCTAAATCAGTTGGTCCCCATCCGTGGAGTAACCAGCCTAGGTTCGAATCCCAGCTAGAGTGGAAGGTGGTTGGCCTGAGGTAATCCTGATGCCTAGCGTTCGCATAACACATGCCTCATGTTTAATTTGATCCATGTTTACGGCTTCTTCACAGTTCATTTGATCCATGTTTAATTTGGTTGTTTATTCCTTTGATCTTGTAATAAAAGCCGTGCGtacatttcatttttttccccGAACAATCTTGCGTGCATTTCATCAACTGCAACAAATCACGTGTGGTCATCAGATTTGATCATTAGCTACAACCTtacatcctctctctctctcaaaaaaaaaaatctacaacCTTATATGATGACCAATCTACACGTCAATTAGACGCTCAATCTGCAAATATGTCATCagattttctctctctctctctcattctGCAGAGTACGAGTCCCAAATCCAAGTATACGTACAGCACGACCAAGTAAGCAGTACGGTCGCATCCGTTTTTGCTATCTTCTGTACTTTCCTCGCATGTTCTATTTTAGAAATAGTTTGAAACAAAGGGCTGAAACGTGGGGGAAAAAGATACCTTTTCTTGTCCCGTTGGCACGATTCCCGAAGCAGTGGAGCCGGTGAGGAGCGGGGCACCCCGTGAGTGCGTGGAGCGGAGCGTCCCGGCTGGGCTGACCGCCGGAGTAAAGCGTCGACAGCAACGACGCCGTGGCACCCCGGACAAACCGTTCCAACCAACCAGCTAGGCGCCATCCCCAAACCCAACgcaacgcctcccctctcccctgtCAGCGTCGCCGTCTTCCTACCTGTCCGCTCCCAGTCCCGTCTGAACCCACGCCAAAGCAGCAACCACCCCTCCTCCTTGGTTCCTCCCTGGCTCCCTCTCACCAGTCTCCACACACAGTGACACAGACACAGGAACGAGCAGTTGCTTGGCGCCGATTTCGCCCAAGTGCGGCGCCTGCAGTGTTTTTGGCCTCGATGATTGCTCAATTAAGCAGCGGCAGCGCAGCGAAAAGGAGGCGCCTTTACAGGAAAAAGGCCTCGCCTTTCGCTTGAatctcgccgcgccgcgcctgcTCTCGTTttcccgcgccgcgcccctcGCAACTTCGGAACCGGAGCGAGAGCAAGAGGGAGCGGAGGAGTCTTTGTCGCCGCGTTGTTCGTGGCGGTTGGAGAGGAGCTAAGCAGAGGGTCTCCGtccggcggcggagatggaggCGGCCGACCCCGTGAGTTCACCACAATCTCTCCTTCCGCTTCAATGCTTCCCCTTGCCGCCGGTGCTAGTAGCCTGAGATTATGCAGTCGATTTGTTTCTATTTGTCTTGTTAGAATTTTGGTTTGGTTCTGGATTTGGTGCGGTAGGAACAGAGAGGAATTTGCAGAAATGGTCCGGTTCATTCATTTGTTTCTTGTGTTGGTTCCATGCCATGCGTTAGTTGTGGTCCACAGTTTGCACATTGTTTTTCTTTCAGTAAATTGGATTGTTGTATGTCGATGGATAATTACCGCTACCGCTGGTCAGTATTGGATTGGAGGTGAAGTCGTAATTGCTTAAAGGAGATGTTTTTATTTCTGCCTCTTGCTTCTTGACGCGGCAAATGACTGTAGGGCGTGTGTTTGGGTGGTCAACATCGACGGGCACTTGGCAGTGTCTGCTTTTTGGTAGAAAAATCTCACCTTTTTGGTTGCTAGTTTCACATGGGTTGGACAACAATTTTTCAACCTTTTTGTGTATTAGGTCTGCTAACAGCTCATCATTCTCATAGGAGAATAGTTATTTCTGACAATTATGCGTGGTGTTCTTGGAATTTGGAAGGACTAATTGACTGCATTCTGCATTACTTGCTGCTATATCTCTTGGGAAATCATCTTATACTAATTAGACTGACTCGCATggtcaaatatttttttatttttcagttGGAGTATGAACTGCAGAGAGAGATCTCTGACATCATGATTCAGGACTATGTTTGCGGTTTGCAACGGGAGTTTGAGATGAAGGTATGGGAGCATCAGAACTGTATCAGCACTCTGAACAGGAATTGGAAACAGAAGGTTTCTGAGATTGGGGTACTGCGAGATGAGCTTCACAGTATTCTGAGTGTTGTAGTAGGTTCGGAATCTGGTATGCATCCTCACCAATCCCACAGTAGTCCAGAAGACCAGATCGTTGTGAAGGTGAAAGATGATAATGAGCCTCCTCTAACAGAGAAAGCTACTGATACAAGTGAGGTTATGCTTGAGATCCCAGATTTTTCTCTCCTGAAACACATGCCAAGTGAAGAAATCACTAATTTTCTCAAGACAGAATGGCTAAAACTACGAAGACAGCATGAGTCTGAGCTGCATCAGAAGACAGAAGAGCTGTTCAGGGTGAAAAGGGAATATGCAAAAGCTAAAGCTTCATTGCCTCttaagaaagagagagagctTGAGTTCATCAAATCAAAGTTGCTCCAAACCATTTCTAAGCTGGGTGAGATAGCGTCGGGGAAAGAGAATTCTTGTTTTGAGCGTAATGAGAGTGAGGATATGTGCAGATTGAAGGACAGGATCGGCATGTTACTTCATGAAAATAATCGTCTCCGAGGATTGCTGGCTGATAAAAGAGAGGAGGTTAAGCACTTCTCCTCGCAAGTTTCAGATGCAAAGAGCAAAATAGCTCAGCACTCACTGTCAGAGGCAAACCTCTTGAATAATTTCGAGAAGCTTAgggttgaacttgaagatgtAAAGATTGAGAGACAATTGAACAATTTATTGGATTCGTCTATATTCAGGGAAGCTTTTGATGATTACGAGAATCAGATTTATGATATGAATCAGGAGGGGTCCTTCCTCAAAGAGTTGCTTGATGAAAAAGAAGACCAGTTAAATATTATATATGAAGATAGACAAAAGCTCAAGTATGAAAATAATCAACTAGTATCAATTGCAGGATCAATAATGCAGCATCATGACCAAGTCAACTTGGTTAATGATGAGATTTTGATGTTCAAGGAGAAAGTCTGTGAGCAAGAACTGCTGATATTAGAGTC harbors:
- the LOC117847952 gene encoding WPP domain-associated protein, producing the protein MEAADPLEYELQREISDIMIQDYVCGLQREFEMKVWEHQNCISTLNRNWKQKVSEIGVLRDELHSILSVVVGSESGMHPHQSHSSPEDQIVVKVKDDNEPPLTEKATDTSEVMLEIPDFSLLKHMPSEEITNFLKTEWLKLRRQHESELHQKTEELFRVKREYAKAKASLPLKKERELEFIKSKLLQTISKLGEIASGKENSCFERNESEDMCRLKDRIGMLLHENNRLRGLLADKREEVKHFSSQVSDAKSKIAQHSLSEANLLNNFEKLRVELEDVKIERQLNNLLDSSIFREAFDDYENQIYDMNQEGSFLKELLDEKEDQLNIIYEDRQKLKYENNQLVSIAGSIMQHHDQVNLVNDEILMFKEKVCEQELLILESKSEYNSMKRCLYEAMQEIQVCKQEILELTENLTSMAIALDEAKKQNGSLDATIREMKKTPAQSIWRHSEQTGESDLASIEKLSKAYSDFESRLAETMKRNETRLTSMICQFNPLVQQVAVLRKKEFWYKQILEIKCSNLRKAEAEVDILGDEVDTLLSVLGKIYIALDHYSPVLKHYPGVTEILILVQKVLKGENI